The following are encoded in a window of Psychrobacter sp. P11F6 genomic DNA:
- a CDS encoding LysR family transcriptional regulator gives MGQLEDMAMFVRIVEAGSITKAAEQLNIAKSAVSRRLKELETRLGSQLISRTTRQSNLTQAGEQYYQKVHHILSEVDALNEETSGTPTRIEGTLKMTAPLSFGLMHLNDVIDEYANQHPELKFELDFSDRHTDLIEEGFELAIRIRELQDSSYQAKRLALIRYALCASPEYLERMGTPKTFDDLTEHEFLQYGMSKSSAIELIDKQGKKHQVAVNGKIKANNGDFLREMAVKGHGIAFLPTFITYQALISGELVPILQQYQLPTLNAYAVYPKNRFLSQRCRYLIDFIAERFGDNPYWDNF, from the coding sequence ATGGGACAATTAGAAGATATGGCAATGTTTGTGCGTATTGTCGAAGCAGGCAGTATTACCAAGGCTGCCGAGCAACTGAATATCGCAAAATCTGCGGTAAGCCGGCGTTTAAAGGAGTTAGAGACACGCTTGGGCAGTCAACTGATTAGCCGAACCACGCGTCAATCAAACTTAACCCAAGCTGGTGAGCAGTATTATCAAAAGGTGCACCATATACTCAGTGAAGTGGATGCGCTGAATGAAGAGACGAGTGGTACTCCGACACGTATCGAAGGAACATTAAAGATGACTGCGCCATTGTCCTTTGGTTTGATGCATTTAAACGATGTCATCGATGAATACGCCAATCAGCATCCTGAGTTAAAGTTTGAGCTGGATTTTTCTGATCGTCATACTGATTTGATTGAGGAAGGGTTTGAGTTAGCAATTCGTATTAGAGAGTTGCAAGATTCCAGTTATCAGGCCAAACGTCTGGCACTGATTCGTTATGCGTTATGCGCCAGTCCTGAATATTTAGAGAGAATGGGTACGCCAAAGACTTTTGACGATCTGACAGAACATGAGTTTTTACAATATGGTATGAGCAAATCTAGCGCGATAGAACTGATAGATAAGCAAGGTAAGAAGCATCAAGTCGCCGTAAACGGTAAAATAAAAGCCAATAATGGGGACTTTTTGCGGGAGATGGCAGTCAAAGGTCATGGTATTGCTTTTCTGCCAACTTTTATTACGTATCAAGCCTTAATCAGCGGTGAGCTGGTGCCTATCCTGCAGCAGTATCAATTACCCACTTTAAATGCTTATGCGGTCTATCCTAAAAATCGATTCTTATCGCAGCGTTGTCGTTATTTGATTGACTTTATTGCCGAGCGTTTTGGTGATAATCCGTACTGGGATAACTTTTGA
- a CDS encoding DoxX family protein has protein sequence MGRLFLSMIFIFSGFTKITGYAATQGYMESMGVPGMLLPLVIAVELFGGLAILFGFKARFVAILLVGFNIISALLFHQFWIDESQMNPFMKNIAMAGGFLMIFAHGAGAYSIDNNNHRRI, from the coding sequence ATTGGTCGCCTATTTTTATCAATGATTTTTATCTTTTCAGGCTTTACTAAAATTACCGGCTACGCGGCCACTCAAGGTTATATGGAATCAATGGGTGTACCTGGGATGTTATTGCCGCTGGTCATCGCGGTTGAACTTTTCGGCGGCCTCGCTATTCTCTTTGGTTTTAAAGCGCGTTTCGTTGCTATTTTACTCGTTGGATTCAATATTATATCAGCGCTGCTTTTCCATCAATTCTGGATAGATGAATCACAGATGAACCCTTTCATGAAAAATATTGCGATGGCGGGTGGTTTCTTGATGATATTTGCTCATGGAGCAGGTGCTTATTCAATCGATAACAATAATCATCGCAGAATATAG
- a CDS encoding cell filamentation protein Fic, translating into MTKCSIDTALREINDLIEQGMPQEFQASGRITSYELNL; encoded by the coding sequence ATGACCAAATGTTCTATCGATACCGCATTAAGAGAGATTAATGACTTAATAGAGCAGGGGATGCCGCAAGAATTTCAAGCTTCGGGGCGCATTACGAGTTATGAGTTGAATTTATAA
- the rluF gene encoding 23S rRNA pseudouridine(2604) synthase RluF, with amino-acid sequence MFNASSTRLNKYISESGICSRRDADRFVEQGNVYINGKRAQVGDQVVAGDTVKVNGQLIEPREADDFVFIVLNKPVGIVSTTEASEKDNIVDFVRHSTRIFPIGRLDKDSQGLIFLTSNGDLVNKVLRAGNNHEKEYLVTVNKPITDSFIEGLAGGVPMLGKMTKKCQVTKVAPTVFNITLVQGLNRQIRRMCEHFGYEVVKLERTRIMNVSLKGTPVGDWRDLTEKELSVLLKSIEGSSSDASNPGKKSRNAPRKNARTDDSLKTKTSSKSAGAAKGNKKHAKDDARKPAGSKGKDRRPFGNSKKAVGNGKPAANGKRPAKGRSSKR; translated from the coding sequence ATGTTTAACGCTTCCTCAACTCGTTTAAATAAATACATCAGCGAAAGCGGTATTTGCTCCAGGCGAGACGCTGACCGCTTTGTTGAACAAGGTAATGTATACATCAATGGTAAGCGTGCTCAAGTAGGCGATCAAGTGGTTGCTGGAGATACGGTAAAAGTCAACGGGCAACTCATTGAGCCGCGAGAGGCGGATGATTTTGTGTTCATTGTCTTGAATAAACCCGTAGGTATTGTGAGCACTACGGAAGCTTCAGAAAAAGATAACATCGTTGATTTCGTTCGACATAGTACACGTATTTTTCCAATTGGACGTTTGGATAAAGACTCTCAAGGTTTGATCTTTTTGACCAGTAATGGTGATCTGGTTAATAAGGTACTTCGTGCTGGTAATAACCATGAGAAAGAATATTTGGTGACGGTGAACAAGCCGATAACAGATAGTTTTATTGAGGGTTTAGCTGGTGGCGTGCCAATGCTTGGGAAGATGACCAAGAAATGCCAGGTTACTAAGGTGGCACCCACCGTGTTTAACATCACGCTAGTGCAGGGTTTAAACCGTCAAATTCGTCGTATGTGTGAGCATTTTGGCTATGAAGTGGTGAAGCTTGAGCGTACGCGGATTATGAATGTCAGTCTTAAAGGTACTCCCGTTGGAGACTGGCGAGATTTAACCGAAAAAGAGTTGTCTGTTTTACTTAAGTCCATAGAAGGTTCTTCTTCAGATGCCAGTAATCCGGGCAAGAAATCTCGTAATGCGCCACGAAAAAATGCTCGTACTGATGATTCATTAAAGACAAAAACGTCTTCGAAATCAGCGGGGGCAGCAAAGGGCAATAAAAAACACGCCAAGGATGATGCTAGAAAACCAGCGGGTTCTAAAGGTAAAGATAGACGTCCTTTTGGTAATAGCAAGAAGGCTGTAGGCAATGGCAAACCTGCTGCAAATGGTAAGCGCCCTGCAAAAGGTCGAAGTTCTAAGCGGTAG